From Streptomyces sp. NBC_00690, a single genomic window includes:
- a CDS encoding aldehyde dehydrogenase family protein, with the protein MTKPFEYAPAPESRAIVDIAPSYGLFIDGEFVESTGADRNKTVSPATEEVLAEYVQANAEDVDRAVKAARKAFEKWSALPGAERAKYLFRIARIIQERSRELAVLETLDNGKPIKETRDADLPLVAAHFFYYAGWADKLDHAGYGANPRPLGVAGQVIPWNFPLLMLAWKIAPALATGNTVVLKPAETTPLSALFFADICRQAGLPKGVVNIVTGDGRTGTALVQHPGINKVAFTGSTGVGRAIARELAGTDKKLTLELGGKGANIVFDDAPVDQAVEGIVNGIFFNQGQVCCAGSRLLVQESVQEEVLDSLKRRLSTLRLGDPLDKNTDIGAINSAQQLARITALAETGEAEGAERWSAPCELPSSGYWFAPTLFTNVTQAHTVARDEIFGPVLSVLTFRTPDEAVAKANNSQYGLSAGIWTEKGSRILAVASKLRAGVVWANTFNKFDPTSPFGGYKESGFGREGGRHGLEAYLDV; encoded by the coding sequence ATGACCAAGCCCTTTGAGTACGCCCCCGCCCCCGAATCACGGGCGATCGTCGACATCGCCCCCTCGTACGGGCTGTTCATCGACGGTGAGTTCGTCGAGTCCACGGGCGCGGACCGGAACAAGACCGTCTCCCCCGCCACCGAGGAAGTCCTCGCGGAGTACGTCCAGGCCAACGCCGAAGACGTCGACCGGGCCGTGAAGGCCGCCCGCAAGGCATTCGAGAAGTGGTCGGCGCTGCCCGGTGCCGAGCGGGCGAAGTACCTGTTCCGCATCGCCCGGATCATCCAGGAGCGCAGCCGTGAGCTGGCCGTGCTGGAGACCCTGGACAACGGCAAGCCGATCAAGGAGACGCGGGACGCGGACCTCCCCCTGGTCGCCGCCCACTTCTTCTACTACGCCGGCTGGGCCGACAAGCTGGACCACGCGGGCTACGGCGCGAACCCCCGCCCGCTCGGAGTCGCCGGCCAGGTCATCCCGTGGAACTTCCCGCTGCTGATGCTGGCGTGGAAGATCGCTCCGGCGCTCGCCACCGGAAACACGGTGGTGCTGAAGCCCGCCGAGACCACGCCCCTTTCGGCCCTCTTCTTCGCGGACATCTGCCGTCAGGCGGGGCTGCCGAAGGGCGTCGTCAACATCGTCACGGGCGACGGCCGCACCGGCACCGCCCTGGTCCAGCACCCGGGGATCAACAAGGTCGCCTTCACCGGCTCGACCGGGGTGGGCCGGGCGATCGCCCGAGAGCTCGCCGGTACGGACAAGAAGCTGACGCTGGAACTCGGCGGCAAGGGCGCGAACATCGTCTTCGACGACGCACCCGTCGACCAGGCGGTCGAGGGCATCGTCAACGGCATCTTCTTCAACCAGGGCCAGGTCTGCTGTGCGGGCTCCCGGCTGCTGGTCCAGGAGTCCGTACAGGAAGAGGTGCTGGACTCCCTGAAGCGCCGGCTCTCCACACTGCGCCTCGGCGACCCGCTCGACAAGAACACCGACATCGGGGCGATCAACTCGGCCCAGCAACTGGCCCGGATCACCGCACTCGCCGAAACGGGTGAGGCGGAGGGCGCCGAGCGCTGGTCCGCACCCTGCGAGCTGCCGTCGTCCGGCTACTGGTTCGCGCCCACGCTGTTCACGAACGTGACGCAGGCGCACACCGTCGCCCGTGACGAAATCTTCGGCCCGGTGCTCTCCGTACTGACGTTCCGCACGCCGGACGAGGCCGTCGCCAAGGCCAACAACAGCCAGTACGGGCTCTCGGCCGGCATCTGGACCGAGAAGGGCTCCCGCATCCTGGCGGTGGCCAGCAAGCTCCGGGCGGGTGTCGTCTGGGCGAACACGTTCAACAAGTTCGATCCGACCTCGCCGTTCGGCGGCTACAAGGAGTCGGGCTTCGGCCGTGAAGGCGGCCGTCACGGCCTGGAGGCGTACCTCGATGTCTGA